The DNA segment GGGCGGCGAACCAGGAGATCGCGGTCCACTTCGACACCCGCGGATCGAAGAGTTCGAGGATCAGGGCGACCTCGGCCGGGTCGGTGATGTCCGACCCGGGCATCACGGCGGGGAAATAGTGCAGGACGGCGCGGTCGCGGAAGGCCTCGCGGATTCGCGCGGCCGCCGCGGCGGACCGATGGCCCGGGGCGCAGAGACCGACGCGGACGGTGTGCTCCGGGTGCTCGTCTTCGTCGAGCGAGGTGGCGTGCCTCACGGCCACGCCCAGTGCCTCGAACCACCATCTCGTGACCGGGTCGAGGCTCGCGCCGTCGGGGGTGATGACGAAGTAGTCGTACCCCGCCGCGTGCCGGTCCTTGAGCACGAGGGCGGCGTGTCCGTCGCCGGTGATGTGGTCAACGGCCGCTCGGACCAGGTCTCGCTCCATCGGGAAGCGGTGCAGCGTCGAACTCGTGCGCGGGCAGGCCAGCATCGAGCCGCCGGCGATGACCACGGGGTCGTCCTGCTCGATCCGGTCAAGGACGTGCCGGCATTCGACCAAGCCGCGACCGGTGCAGACCAAGACCGTGATACCGGCGTGGCGCGCTGCGCGGACTGCCTCAACGTTGGCCCTCGATACGTTGCCCGACGGGTCGAGCAGCGTGCCGTCAAGATCCAGGGCCAGCAGGCGGTAGGGGGTGGACATCGCGGTTGAGCGTAGCCGCCGCGTGGCGTTGCGCCCCCGGCTCGGGGCGGGCGCCGCACTCGGGGCATTCGTCGGATGTGAGCCCCGTGAGGTCGTACCCGCACGATTGGCAGCAGCCTTCTGGCGGGTGGCGCCAGCAGTACCACGCGGCGCACGGCCCGGCGATGGCAATAACCACGGCCGAGTCCGGCATGTAGAGCAGCATGAGGA comes from the Phycisphaeraceae bacterium genome and includes:
- a CDS encoding HAD family phosphatase, which gives rise to MSTPYRLLALDLDGTLLDPSGNVSRANVEAVRAARHAGITVLVCTGRGLVECRHVLDRIEQDDPVVIAGGSMLACPRTSSTLHRFPMERDLVRAAVDHITGDGHAALVLKDRHAAGYDYFVITPDGASLDPVTRWWFEALGVAVRHATSLDEDEHPEHTVRVGLCAPGHRSAAAAARIREAFRDRAVLHYFPAVMPGSDITDPAEVALILELFDPRVSKWTAISWFAAQRGIPLGSIAAIGDQVNDIPMIAHAALGIAMGNAIEEVKSAAKRHTLPNTRDGVAHAIGEILAGRW